Proteins co-encoded in one Bradyrhizobium sp. 170 genomic window:
- a CDS encoding tripartite tricarboxylate transporter permease, which translates to MLNTLTQAFALITTWEVIVAMLAASVYGLVIGSLPGLSATMATALLVPVTFYLSPIAAIATIVAASTMAIFAGDIPGALLRIPGTPASAAYADEAYAMTRKGEAELALGAGVWFSAVGGIAGTLSLMILAPPLAEIALSFSTFEYFWLAFLGLMCATLVARSSPVKAIASMFIGLLVACIGIENPGGVPRFTFGMTNLFGGIEPIPALVGVFAVAQVMRAMLTPEPPPIPRRKFGSILAGQWKLTKKYNWQMTRGNIVGIIIGVLPGAGADMAAWVSYAMSKRFSKEPEKFGTGHVEGLVEAGASNNASIASGWVPSLLFGIPGDTIAAIAIGVLYMKGLNPGPTLFTEKASSMYAIYLMFIIANIIMIPLGIIMIRLASYVLRAPRSTVMPVIMLCCAVGSFAIGNNIFGVVIVATFGVIGYVMEENGYPVAAMVLGIVMGTMIEQSFVTSLIKSDGSVFPFFERPIAAILAAMAIGALIWPVLVWVWRKLKRAPVPATSAR; encoded by the coding sequence ATGCTCAATACCCTGACGCAAGCCTTCGCACTCATCACCACCTGGGAAGTCATCGTCGCGATGCTGGCGGCATCGGTCTATGGCCTCGTGATCGGATCGCTGCCTGGCCTGTCGGCCACGATGGCGACCGCGCTGCTGGTCCCGGTCACGTTTTATCTGTCGCCGATCGCCGCGATCGCCACCATCGTGGCGGCATCCACGATGGCGATCTTCGCCGGTGACATCCCCGGCGCGTTACTTCGCATTCCTGGCACCCCCGCCTCGGCGGCCTACGCGGACGAAGCCTATGCGATGACCCGTAAGGGCGAGGCCGAACTTGCGCTCGGCGCCGGCGTCTGGTTCTCCGCCGTCGGCGGCATCGCGGGCACGCTCTCGCTGATGATCCTCGCGCCGCCGCTTGCCGAGATCGCGCTGTCGTTCTCGACCTTCGAATATTTCTGGCTGGCGTTCCTCGGCCTCATGTGCGCCACGCTGGTCGCGCGCTCTTCTCCGGTGAAGGCGATTGCCAGCATGTTCATCGGCCTCTTGGTCGCGTGCATCGGCATCGAAAACCCCGGCGGCGTGCCACGCTTCACCTTCGGCATGACCAATTTGTTCGGCGGCATCGAACCGATCCCGGCGCTGGTGGGTGTATTCGCCGTGGCGCAGGTGATGCGCGCGATGCTGACGCCGGAGCCGCCGCCGATCCCGCGGCGCAAATTCGGAAGCATCCTGGCGGGCCAGTGGAAGCTCACCAAAAAATACAACTGGCAGATGACGCGAGGGAACATCGTCGGCATCATCATCGGCGTGCTGCCGGGCGCCGGCGCCGACATGGCGGCCTGGGTCAGCTACGCCATGTCAAAACGCTTCTCGAAGGAGCCCGAGAAGTTCGGCACCGGTCATGTCGAGGGCCTGGTCGAGGCCGGCGCCAGCAACAACGCCAGCATCGCCTCAGGCTGGGTGCCCTCGCTACTGTTCGGCATTCCCGGCGACACCATCGCGGCGATCGCCATCGGCGTGCTCTACATGAAGGGCCTCAACCCCGGCCCGACGCTGTTCACCGAAAAAGCGTCGAGCATGTATGCGATCTACCTGATGTTCATCATCGCCAACATCATCATGATCCCGCTGGGGATCATCATGATCCGGCTGGCGAGCTACGTGCTGCGCGCGCCGCGTTCCACCGTGATGCCGGTCATCATGCTGTGCTGCGCGGTCGGCTCGTTCGCGATCGGCAACAACATATTCGGCGTCGTGATCGTCGCGACCTTCGGCGTCATCGGCTATGTCATGGAGGAGAACGGCTATCCGGTTGCCGCGATGGTGCTCGGCATCGTGATGGGTACCATGATCGAGCAGAGCTTCGTCACCTCGCTGATCAAATCCGACGGCAGCGTATTCCCGTTCTTCGAGCGTCCGATCGCCGCGATCCTGGCCGCCATGGCGATCGGCGCGCTGATCTGGCCGGTGCTGGTCTGGGTCTGGCGGAAGCTCAAACGGGCACCCGTCCCCGCCACATCGGCTCGCTGA
- a CDS encoding GFA family protein, translating to MTENNKTVLTGGCQCGAVRFALSMPPPKVSICHCRMCQKASGAPFASLADIEHEHFTWTRGKPATFQSSSIAERDFCAACGTPLTYRLIGGPRIEIMTGAFDRPDRVVPTRQYGTESRLGWVVGIANLPSQTTQQNYGPEKMATITSHQHPDHD from the coding sequence ATGACGGAAAACAACAAGACGGTCCTGACCGGCGGGTGCCAGTGCGGCGCGGTTCGTTTTGCGCTGTCGATGCCGCCACCCAAGGTCAGCATCTGCCATTGCCGGATGTGCCAGAAAGCGTCAGGGGCGCCCTTTGCGTCCCTCGCCGATATCGAGCACGAGCATTTCACCTGGACCCGCGGCAAGCCGGCGACGTTCCAATCCTCTTCCATCGCAGAACGCGATTTCTGCGCGGCCTGCGGCACGCCGCTGACCTACCGGCTGATAGGCGGTCCCCGCATCGAGATCATGACCGGTGCGTTCGACCGCCCCGACCGGGTGGTGCCGACGCGGCAATATGGAACCGAATCCCGGCTCGGCTGGGTGGTCGGCATCGCCAATCTGCCGAGCCAGACCACGCAGCAGAATTACGGGCCGGAGAAGATGGCGACCATCACCAGCCACCAGCATCCGGATCATGATTAG
- a CDS encoding tripartite tricarboxylate transporter substrate binding protein, with translation MSKKITRRAFAASSAAAAAVAGFGFKPALAQAYPARPVTVIVPWGAGGGTDATARIVAALLEKDLGQPFNVVNRTGGSGVVGHSAIATAQPDGYTIGMLTVEISMMHWQGLTELAPKSYTPLALMNEDPPGIQVSSASPYKTVKELADAIKAAPAGKFKASGTGQGGIWHLALVGWMQAMGLAPNHVAWVPSNGAAPAMQDLAAGGLDLTTCSVPEARAIIEAGKARSLAVMATARNPAFPDVPTLKEAIGIDYSTGAWRGIAGPKGLPADVATKLTASLKKVYDSKEFKEFMSNRGFGTVWGDASQFAAFMDKGDAQMGVAMKAAGLSKA, from the coding sequence ATGTCCAAAAAGATCACCCGCCGCGCCTTCGCGGCTTCATCCGCTGCTGCCGCGGCCGTCGCGGGTTTTGGTTTCAAGCCGGCTTTGGCGCAGGCTTATCCGGCGCGTCCCGTGACCGTGATCGTGCCGTGGGGCGCCGGCGGCGGCACTGACGCGACCGCGCGCATCGTGGCGGCGCTGCTGGAGAAGGACCTCGGACAGCCGTTCAACGTGGTCAATCGCACCGGCGGCTCCGGCGTTGTCGGCCATTCCGCGATCGCGACCGCACAGCCCGACGGCTACACCATCGGCATGCTGACGGTGGAAATCTCGATGATGCACTGGCAGGGGCTCACGGAACTCGCACCCAAGAGCTACACGCCGCTGGCGCTGATGAACGAGGATCCGCCCGGCATCCAGGTCAGTTCCGCATCGCCCTACAAGACCGTGAAAGAGCTCGCCGACGCCATCAAGGCCGCGCCTGCCGGCAAGTTCAAAGCCTCCGGCACCGGCCAGGGCGGCATCTGGCACTTAGCGCTGGTCGGCTGGATGCAGGCGATGGGGCTTGCGCCGAACCACGTGGCGTGGGTGCCCTCGAATGGCGCCGCGCCCGCGATGCAGGATCTCGCGGCCGGCGGCCTCGACCTCACCACCTGCTCGGTGCCGGAAGCCCGCGCGATCATCGAGGCCGGCAAGGCGCGCAGCCTCGCCGTCATGGCTACGGCGCGCAATCCTGCATTCCCCGATGTGCCGACGTTGAAGGAAGCCATAGGCATCGACTATTCGACCGGTGCGTGGCGCGGCATTGCCGGTCCCAAAGGCCTGCCGGCTGATGTCGCGACCAAGCTCACGGCGTCGCTGAAGAAGGTTTACGACTCCAAGGAGTTCAAGGAGTTCATGAGCAATCGCGGCTTCGGAACGGTGTGGGGTGACGCGTCTCAGTTCGCTGCCTTCATGGACAAGGGCGACGCCCAGATGGGCGTGGCGATGAAGGCCGCCGGCTTGTCGAAGGCTTGA
- the scpA gene encoding methylmalonyl-CoA mutase gives MSRIPNFADIAFEAIAPAQPAGSAEPWLTPEGIPVKPGYSEADLEGIDFLETWPGVAPYLRGPYPTMYVNQPWTIRQYAGFSTAEDSNAFYRRNLAAGQKGLSVAFDLATHRGYDSDHPRVSGDVGMAGVAIDSIYDMRTLFAGIPLDQMSVSMTMNGAVLPILALFVAAAEEQGVPPEKLSGTIQNDILKEFMVRNTYIYPPAPSMRIISDIFAYTSQRMPKYNSISISGYHMQEAGATQDLELAYTLADGVEYLRAGLAAGLDVDRFAPRLSFFWAIGMNFFMEVAKMRAARLLWAKLLTQFNPKDPRSLSLRTHCQTSGWSLTAQDVFNNVMRTTIEAMAATQGHTQSLHTNALDEALALPTDFSARIARNTQLFLQQESGTNRIIDPWGGSYYVERLTRDLAAKAWGHIQEVEALGGMAKAIEAGVPKLRIEEASAKTQARIDAGRQAVIGVNKYKPVNEAAIDVLKVENSTVRRLQIDKLKRLRTERDQKEVDQALAALTRSAGEGNGNLLALAIDAARAKATVGEISDALEKVFGRHRAEIKSITGVYKREASAMSNRVEKVQELIDAFETAEGRRPRILVAKIGQDGHDRGQKVIASAFADVGFDVDIGPLFATADEAARQAVENDVHILGVSSLAAAHLTAVPELKAALKKHGREDIMIIIGGVVPPQDYDALYQAGAEAIFPPGTVISDAAEELIRKLNARLGHSSEAAE, from the coding sequence ATGAGCCGCATACCGAACTTCGCAGATATCGCCTTTGAAGCCATCGCGCCCGCGCAGCCCGCCGGCAGCGCCGAGCCGTGGCTGACGCCCGAGGGCATTCCGGTCAAGCCGGGCTACAGCGAGGCCGATCTCGAAGGCATCGACTTTCTCGAGACCTGGCCGGGTGTCGCGCCCTATCTGCGCGGCCCCTACCCGACGATGTACGTCAACCAGCCCTGGACGATCAGGCAATATGCCGGGTTCTCGACGGCGGAAGATTCCAACGCGTTCTACCGCCGCAACCTCGCGGCCGGGCAAAAAGGCCTCTCGGTCGCGTTCGACCTCGCCACCCACCGCGGCTATGACTCGGATCATCCCCGCGTGTCCGGCGACGTCGGCATGGCCGGCGTGGCGATCGATTCCATCTACGACATGCGCACGCTGTTTGCCGGCATTCCGCTCGACCAGATGAGCGTGTCGATGACCATGAACGGCGCGGTGCTGCCGATCCTCGCGCTGTTCGTCGCAGCCGCCGAGGAACAGGGCGTTCCGCCGGAGAAATTATCAGGCACCATTCAGAACGACATTCTGAAAGAGTTCATGGTGCGCAACACCTACATCTATCCGCCCGCTCCTTCGATGCGGATCATCTCCGACATCTTTGCATACACCTCGCAAAGAATGCCGAAGTACAACTCCATTTCCATTTCCGGCTATCACATGCAGGAAGCCGGCGCGACGCAGGACCTCGAGCTCGCCTATACGCTGGCCGACGGCGTCGAATATCTGCGTGCCGGGCTCGCGGCCGGCCTCGACGTCGACCGTTTCGCGCCGCGGCTGTCGTTCTTCTGGGCGATCGGCATGAACTTCTTCATGGAAGTCGCCAAGATGCGCGCCGCGCGGCTTTTGTGGGCCAAGCTGCTGACGCAGTTCAACCCGAAGGACCCGCGCTCGCTGTCGCTGCGCACGCATTGCCAGACCTCCGGCTGGTCGCTGACCGCGCAGGACGTCTTCAACAACGTGATGCGCACCACCATCGAGGCGATGGCGGCAACGCAAGGGCACACCCAGTCGCTGCACACCAATGCGCTCGACGAGGCGCTCGCGCTGCCGACGGATTTTTCGGCCCGGATCGCGCGCAACACGCAATTGTTTCTGCAGCAGGAAAGCGGCACCAACCGCATCATCGATCCCTGGGGCGGCTCCTATTATGTCGAACGGCTGACCCGCGATCTCGCGGCGAAGGCCTGGGGACACATCCAGGAAGTCGAGGCGCTCGGCGGCATGGCCAAAGCGATCGAGGCCGGCGTACCGAAGCTGCGCATCGAGGAAGCCTCCGCCAAGACGCAGGCGCGGATCGACGCCGGACGGCAGGCCGTGATCGGCGTCAACAAGTATAAGCCGGTCAACGAGGCCGCGATCGACGTGCTCAAGGTGGAGAACTCCACCGTGCGGCGGCTACAGATCGACAAGCTGAAGCGGCTGCGCACCGAACGCGACCAGAAGGAAGTCGATCAGGCGCTGGCGGCGCTGACGCGCAGCGCCGGCGAAGGCAACGGCAATCTGCTGGCGCTGGCGATCGACGCGGCGCGAGCCAAGGCAACCGTCGGCGAAATTTCGGACGCGTTGGAAAAAGTGTTCGGGCGTCACCGCGCCGAAATCAAATCCATCACCGGCGTCTACAAGCGGGAGGCGTCCGCCATGTCCAACCGGGTTGAGAAGGTGCAGGAGCTGATTGACGCGTTCGAGACTGCCGAGGGCCGCCGCCCCCGCATCCTCGTCGCCAAGATCGGCCAGGACGGCCACGACCGCGGCCAGAAGGTGATCGCGTCGGCCTTTGCCGATGTCGGCTTCGACGTCGATATCGGGCCGCTGTTCGCCACCGCCGACGAGGCGGCGCGGCAGGCGGTGGAGAACGACGTCCATATCCTGGGCGTGTCGTCGCTGGCGGCCGCCCACCTTACCGCCGTGCCGGAATTGAAGGCCGCGCTGAAGAAGCACGGCCGCGAGGACATCATGATCATTATCGGCGGCGTGGTGCCACCGCAGGATTATGACGCGCTGTACCAGGCCGGCGCGGAAGCGATCTTCCCGCCCGGCACCGTGATCTCGGACGCCGCCGAGGAACTGATCCGCAAGCTCAACGCCCGGCTCGGCCACAGCAGCGAGGCGGCGGAGTAG
- the meaB gene encoding methylmalonyl Co-A mutase-associated GTPase MeaB has protein sequence MTLPKNPSPDVGKLAKELRAGHRAALARAITLIESRRGDHQAAARELVQALLPDTGKAVRVGITGSPGVGKSTTIDELGMFLIERGHKVAVLAVDPSSARTGGSILGDKTRMARLANSEAAFIRPSPSSGTLGGVAAKTREAMLLCEAAGFDVVLVETVGIGQSETAVCDMTDFFLALMLPGAGDELQGIKKGLVELADMIAINKADGDNIKRANLAAAEYRGALHILSPRSEHWHPPVLTYSALTGTGMDTLWQKILDHRTAMNASGEFAGRRREQQVKWMWSMLEQRMMARLRADPAIRAKVKKTEAEVADGRITPAVAAEQIAEWLR, from the coding sequence ATGACCCTGCCGAAGAATCCCTCCCCCGATGTCGGGAAACTCGCCAAAGAACTCCGCGCCGGCCACCGCGCGGCCTTGGCCCGCGCGATCACGCTGATCGAGAGCCGGCGCGGCGATCACCAGGCGGCGGCGCGCGAGCTGGTGCAAGCGCTGCTGCCGGACACCGGCAAGGCGGTTCGCGTCGGCATCACCGGCTCGCCGGGGGTCGGCAAATCCACCACCATCGACGAGCTCGGCATGTTCCTGATCGAACGCGGCCACAAGGTCGCGGTGCTGGCGGTGGACCCGTCCTCGGCGCGCACCGGTGGCTCGATCCTCGGCGACAAGACGCGGATGGCGCGGCTGGCGAATTCCGAAGCCGCTTTCATCCGGCCCTCGCCTTCGTCCGGCACGCTCGGGGGTGTCGCCGCAAAAACCCGCGAGGCGATGCTGCTGTGCGAAGCCGCCGGCTTCGACGTGGTGCTGGTGGAGACCGTCGGCATCGGCCAGTCCGAGACTGCGGTCTGCGACATGACCGATTTCTTCCTGGCCCTGATGCTGCCCGGCGCCGGCGACGAACTGCAGGGCATCAAGAAGGGCCTCGTCGAACTCGCCGACATGATCGCGATCAACAAGGCCGACGGCGACAATATCAAGCGCGCCAACCTGGCGGCGGCCGAGTATCGCGGCGCGCTGCATATCCTGAGCCCTCGCTCGGAACACTGGCATCCGCCGGTCCTGACCTATTCGGCGCTGACCGGCACCGGCATGGACACGCTGTGGCAGAAGATCCTCGACCATCGCACTGCCATGAATGCCTCCGGCGAGTTCGCAGGCCGGCGGCGCGAGCAGCAGGTGAAATGGATGTGGTCGATGCTGGAGCAGCGGATGATGGCGCGGCTGCGCGCCGATCCCGCGATCCGCGCCAAGGTAAAGAAGACCGAGGCCGAGGTCGCCGACGGCCGCATCACGCCGGCGGTCGCCGCCGAACAGATCGCGGAGTGGCTGCGGTGA
- a CDS encoding DUF3298 and DUF4163 domain-containing protein — protein sequence MGFAGAVACSAALGAAFAAEPKPDFSIKTKWVEASVILDAKIKADPALAANCLAEGKAWAAKNRADADKERKQDPDLFRNAWSFERKYQTRSVVDGRYVSIVRADYEYTGGAHPNSSSDTILWDRSAGKRISIRPFFTETADNGPTLKAMRQGVIAFLEAEKKKRGAEGTDASAIEAIEPKLLKIGPVSLAPSTEEGKSSGLTFHYSPYAVGSYAEGEYIAFVPWETLKPYLTPEGARIFGGARPKGDEDRPQ from the coding sequence ATTGGTTTTGCGGGGGCAGTCGCATGCAGTGCGGCGCTTGGCGCAGCATTTGCCGCCGAGCCCAAGCCGGACTTTTCCATCAAGACCAAATGGGTCGAGGCCAGCGTTATCCTCGACGCGAAGATCAAGGCCGATCCGGCGCTGGCGGCGAACTGCCTGGCCGAGGGAAAGGCATGGGCCGCGAAAAACCGCGCCGATGCCGACAAGGAACGCAAGCAGGACCCCGACTTGTTCCGCAACGCGTGGTCGTTTGAGCGGAAGTACCAGACGCGCTCGGTGGTCGATGGCCGCTATGTCAGCATCGTCAGGGCCGACTACGAATATACGGGCGGCGCGCACCCCAACAGCTCGTCCGACACGATCCTGTGGGACAGGTCAGCGGGCAAACGCATCAGCATCCGCCCGTTCTTCACCGAAACGGCCGACAACGGCCCGACCCTGAAGGCGATGCGGCAAGGCGTCATTGCCTTCCTCGAGGCCGAGAAGAAGAAGCGCGGCGCGGAAGGCACGGACGCCAGCGCCATCGAAGCCATCGAACCAAAGCTGCTCAAGATCGGGCCGGTCTCGCTGGCGCCATCGACCGAGGAAGGCAAGAGCTCCGGCCTGACCTTTCACTACTCCCCTTACGCGGTCGGCTCCTACGCCGAAGGCGAGTATATCGCCTTCGTGCCCTGGGAGACGTTGAAGCCGTATCTGACGCCCGAAGGCGCCAGGATTTTCGGCGGCGCGCGACCGAAGGGCGACGAAGACCGCCCGCAATAA
- a CDS encoding tripartite tricarboxylate transporter TctB family protein, which yields MRLPDRVTGLFLVGLGAAAAYGGWQLPPVPGQPVGPNVFPLVIGSGLALCGLAIAFGIGHNFEEEEHLIPVEGGQPQPPTGKLYGLRALLPPALLLFYVAIADRLGFILTATLIVYVTATALGARWKVALPLAVLAPIGIHLIFSKLLRVPLPPGVLPMPW from the coding sequence ATGCGTCTTCCCGATCGCGTCACGGGATTGTTTCTCGTTGGTCTCGGCGCGGCTGCCGCCTATGGCGGATGGCAGTTGCCGCCGGTCCCTGGCCAGCCGGTCGGACCTAACGTCTTCCCGCTGGTGATCGGCTCGGGTCTGGCGCTGTGCGGGCTCGCGATCGCATTCGGGATCGGCCACAACTTCGAAGAAGAAGAACACCTTATTCCGGTCGAGGGCGGCCAGCCGCAGCCACCGACCGGAAAGCTCTACGGCCTGCGCGCCCTGCTTCCGCCGGCGCTGTTGCTGTTCTACGTGGCGATCGCCGACCGGCTCGGCTTCATCCTTACGGCGACGCTGATCGTGTACGTGACCGCAACCGCGCTCGGAGCCCGCTGGAAGGTTGCGCTGCCGCTCGCCGTGCTGGCGCCGATCGGCATCCACCTGATTTTCTCAAAATTGCTGCGCGTGCCGCTGCCGCCCGGCGTTTTGCCAATGCCCTGGTGA
- a CDS encoding SRPBCC family protein, producing MTTAYYSTVLNHPLETVWDLIRDFNNYPVYIDGVSESVIEDDKGGDEVGAVRRFCYLGNWIRQRLAGHSDEAHTLTYAGIEPFPFPAELASDAPAPTRYQGTMHLLPVIEGNRTFIEWSVQLNTEPQDGDRWRTLFQSWIPDWTHSLERALGRQAA from the coding sequence ATGACGACAGCCTATTACAGCACCGTGCTGAACCATCCCCTGGAAACGGTGTGGGACCTGATCCGCGACTTCAACAACTACCCGGTCTATATCGATGGCGTCAGCGAAAGCGTGATCGAGGACGACAAGGGCGGCGACGAAGTCGGCGCGGTCAGGCGCTTCTGCTACCTCGGCAACTGGATCAGGCAGCGGCTCGCCGGCCATTCCGACGAAGCGCACACGCTGACTTATGCGGGCATCGAGCCGTTCCCGTTTCCTGCTGAGCTTGCTTCGGATGCCCCCGCGCCGACGCGCTATCAGGGGACGATGCACCTGCTGCCGGTCATCGAGGGCAACCGGACGTTCATCGAATGGTCGGTCCAGCTCAATACCGAGCCGCAGGACGGTGACCGCTGGCGGACGCTATTCCAGTCCTGGATTCCGGACTGGACGCATTCGCTCGAGCGAGCGCTGGGCCGCCAGGCTGCCTGA
- a CDS encoding pyroglutamyl-peptidase I, with translation MSEKLRILVTGFGPFPGAPYNPTQPLVARLTRLRRPAFTDVELSSHIFPVTYKAVDRELPLALAEHKPHAMLMFGLAGRTKFVRIETRARNAVTMLWPDAAQTRARKGSIADGADAQRFGPHTAKLLRAAKGTGLDARASRDAGSYLCNYLSWRAIETVNADNGPRLAAFVHIPPLARGGALRRKGLSRITLEELVDAGEAMLLEMVRLARRAV, from the coding sequence GTGAGCGAAAAACTTCGCATTCTCGTCACCGGCTTCGGCCCGTTTCCCGGTGCGCCCTACAATCCAACGCAGCCGCTTGTGGCGCGGCTGACGCGGTTGCGTCGCCCCGCCTTCACCGACGTCGAGCTATCCAGTCATATCTTTCCCGTAACCTACAAGGCGGTCGACCGTGAATTGCCGCTGGCGCTCGCAGAACACAAGCCGCACGCGATGCTGATGTTCGGCCTGGCCGGCCGCACCAAGTTTGTGCGTATCGAAACCCGCGCCCGCAATGCTGTCACCATGTTATGGCCCGATGCCGCGCAAACCCGCGCCCGCAAGGGGTCGATCGCGGACGGCGCCGACGCCCAGCGATTCGGCCCGCATACCGCGAAATTGCTGCGTGCGGCCAAGGGTACCGGCCTCGACGCCCGCGCCTCGCGCGATGCCGGAAGCTACCTCTGCAACTATTTGAGCTGGCGCGCGATCGAGACCGTCAATGCCGACAACGGCCCCCGCCTCGCCGCCTTCGTCCACATCCCGCCGCTGGCGCGCGGCGGCGCGCTCAGGCGCAAGGGGCTTTCGCGCATCACGCTGGAAGAGCTGGTCGACGCCGGCGAAGCGATGCTGCTGGAAATGGTGCGGCTGGCGCGAAGGGCTGTGTAA
- a CDS encoding methylmalonyl-CoA mutase subunit beta — MTKTDELTLAAEFPQATYEDWRKLVDGVLKGAPFEKLVSKTSDGLKIDPIYRRAQGAAPVAGRAAAAPWQIMQRIDHPDAKAANAQALHDLENGATGLTLVFAGANGAHGFGLDPSAEAVAQVLDGIYLDAGIGIELQIGLQSRMAAAHVAEYIKRKGLDPAACDISFGLDPLGSRAVSGSSPNDWAEIVTAVTSVAKDLAAMGFKGRLAAADGRVIHDAGGSEVQELAYVLAAGVAYLRAIEQAGIALENAQGMVYARLAADADQFLTLAKFRALRLLWARIEQASGLTPKPLFIAADTAWRMLTQRDPYVNMLRATIATFSAGLGGANAITVLPHTLALGLPDPFARRAARNTQLVLLEESNLAKVSDPAAGSGGIETLTKQLCEAAWSLFQEIEKAGGMFPALEQSLIQRKVAATRATREANIAKRKDVLTGASEFPNLHEAEITVLDATPVVLPPDGEAKFKFDPLPPMRLAAPFEALRDKSDDKLKASGARPKIFLANLGTAADFTARATFAKSFFETGGIEAIDTQGFADPAALAAAFKASGAAIVCLCSSDKVYAEHALSAAKALQAAGARHIYLAGRPGEQEAALRNAGVGDFIFAGGDALAMLQEAWRRMERA; from the coding sequence ATGACCAAGACTGACGAACTGACATTGGCCGCGGAATTTCCGCAGGCGACCTACGAGGACTGGCGCAAGCTGGTCGACGGGGTGCTGAAGGGCGCGCCGTTCGAGAAACTGGTCAGCAAGACGTCCGACGGGTTGAAGATCGATCCGATCTATCGCCGAGCCCAGGGTGCTGCGCCGGTCGCCGGCCGTGCCGCCGCCGCGCCCTGGCAGATCATGCAGCGGATCGATCATCCCGATGCAAAAGCGGCCAACGCGCAGGCGCTGCACGATCTGGAGAACGGCGCGACGGGGCTGACGCTTGTGTTCGCCGGCGCCAATGGCGCCCACGGGTTTGGATTGGATCCTTCGGCCGAGGCGGTAGCCCAAGTTCTCGACGGCATTTATCTCGACGCCGGCATCGGCATCGAGCTCCAAATCGGTCTGCAGTCGCGAATGGCCGCGGCTCACGTCGCCGAATACATCAAGCGCAAAGGTCTCGATCCTGCGGCCTGCGATATCAGCTTCGGTCTCGACCCGCTCGGATCCCGGGCGGTGTCGGGCTCCAGCCCCAACGACTGGGCCGAGATCGTGACCGCGGTCACGAGCGTCGCCAAAGACCTCGCAGCGATGGGCTTCAAGGGCCGGCTTGCGGCAGCCGATGGACGGGTGATCCACGATGCGGGCGGATCGGAAGTGCAGGAGCTGGCATACGTGCTGGCCGCCGGTGTCGCTTATCTGCGCGCGATCGAGCAGGCCGGGATTGCGCTCGAAAATGCGCAAGGCATGGTCTATGCGCGGCTTGCCGCCGACGCCGACCAGTTTTTAACGCTGGCCAAATTTCGGGCGCTGCGGCTGTTGTGGGCGCGGATTGAACAGGCCAGCGGCCTGACACCCAAACCGCTGTTCATCGCGGCCGATACGGCGTGGCGAATGCTGACGCAACGCGATCCTTACGTGAACATGCTGCGCGCGACGATAGCGACTTTCTCGGCCGGCCTCGGCGGCGCCAACGCCATCACCGTCTTGCCGCACACGCTGGCCCTTGGATTGCCCGATCCGTTCGCGCGGCGTGCCGCACGCAACACGCAACTGGTGCTGTTGGAAGAATCCAACCTCGCCAAGGTAAGCGATCCCGCAGCCGGCTCCGGCGGCATCGAAACGTTGACGAAGCAGCTCTGCGAAGCCGCATGGTCGCTGTTCCAGGAGATCGAGAAAGCCGGCGGCATGTTCCCGGCGCTCGAACAAAGCCTGATCCAGCGCAAGGTGGCTGCGACCCGGGCCACACGCGAAGCCAACATCGCCAAGCGGAAGGACGTGCTGACGGGCGCGAGCGAATTTCCAAACCTGCATGAGGCTGAGATCACCGTGCTCGATGCGACGCCGGTCGTGCTGCCTCCCGATGGCGAAGCGAAGTTCAAGTTCGACCCGCTGCCGCCGATGCGGCTGGCCGCACCGTTCGAGGCGCTGCGCGACAAATCGGACGACAAGCTCAAGGCATCTGGCGCCCGGCCAAAGATCTTCCTCGCCAATCTCGGCACGGCCGCCGACTTCACCGCGCGCGCCACCTTCGCCAAGAGCTTTTTTGAGACCGGCGGCATCGAGGCGATCGATACGCAAGGGTTTGCCGACCCGGCGGCGCTCGCCGCCGCGTTCAAGGCGTCGGGCGCGGCTATTGTTTGCCTGTGCTCGTCCGACAAGGTCTACGCGGAACATGCGCTATCTGCTGCAAAGGCCCTTCAAGCGGCCGGCGCCAGGCATATCTATCTGGCAGGACGGCCCGGCGAACAGGAGGCCGCGCTACGCAATGCCGGCGTCGGCGATTTCATCTTTGCCGGCGGCGACGCGCTGGCGATGCTGCAGGAAGCCTGGCGGCGAATGGAGCGAGCATGA